Proteins from a single region of Choloepus didactylus isolate mChoDid1 chromosome 10, mChoDid1.pri, whole genome shotgun sequence:
- the PRRT1B gene encoding proline rich transmembrane protein 1B, giving the protein MESGPDARGGSSPAAPEDRPSPEHPELPQLPRRPQLLDEDRGASEEGAAGSVEGSSAPGRAAGGEQTPEEPPTDPQAEASAAPAAQDDAPASPGAVSEARQGPKLAAGGVPNIGFVGEPPPYAPPDPKAVHLLYPPYPQVPVLYQPGPSPQALYPPPPAATSLYPAGPSPPPLYAQGAPPQPLFSQPAAGGGGAFPFAVYNSPVASVPAPATVEHRPLPKDFMMESVLVTLFCCLLTGLIAIVYSHETRAALRRGDLAQAEEASRKARSLVLFSLLFGVFVSTSWVVYVVVALYLP; this is encoded by the exons GACCGGACGCGAGAGGGGGCAGTAGTCCCGCAGCCCCCGAAGACCGCCCGAGCCCGGAACACCCCGAGCTCCCGCAGCTCCCGCGCCGCCCGCAGCTCCTGGATGAGGACCGAGGGGCCAGCGAGGAAGGGGCCGCGGGGTCTGTGGAGGGGAGCAGCGCCCCCGGTCGCGCTGCGGGAGGCGAGCAGACCCCGGAGGAGCCCCCGACCGACCCCCAGGCCGAGGCCTCGGCAGCACCCGCCGCCCAGGACGATGCTCCCGCCAGCCCCGGGGCCGTCAGCGAGGCCAGGCAGGGGCCCAAGCTGGCGGCCGGTGGGGTCCCCAACATCGGCTTCGTGGGCGAGCCCCCGCCCTACGCCCCGCCCGACCCCAAGGCCGTGCACCTGCTCTACCCGCCCTACCCTCAGGTGCCCGTCCTATACCAGCCCGGGCCCTCGCCCCAGGCCCTGTAcccgccgccgcccgccgcgACGTCCCTGTACCCCGCGGGGCCCTCCCCGCCGCCGCTCTATGCGCAGGGCGCACCGCCGCAGCCCCTCTTCTCGCAACCCGCGGCTGGAGGAGGAGGCGCCTTCCCCTTCGCCGTG TACAACAGCCCTGTGGCCAGTGTGCCAGCTCCTGCCACTGTCGAGCACAGGCCCCTGCCCAAGGATTTCATGATGGAGTCAGTGCTGGTGACCCTCTTCTGCTGCCTGCTCACCGGGCTCATTGCCATTGTCTACTCCCATGAG ACCCGTGCAGCCCTGCGCAGGGGTGACCTGGCCCAGGCCGAGGAGGCCTCGCGGAAGGCTCGCTCACTTGTGCTCTTCAGCCTGCTCTTCGGGGTCTTCGTGTCCACCAGCTGGGTCGTCTATGTGGTCGTCGCACTCTACCTCCCCTGA